In one window of bacterium DNA:
- a CDS encoding tetratricopeptide repeat protein, protein MAEKASSPAPLPLRLLAASALLAVVALGGLLAWHSLTDLDVWFHLRAGTDLLAGGGFPLVNTYSFATPDHPWLNHEWLFQVVVRLTAASSPDSDPLGWNLLRSGLILALVLLLALGDGGLAAWRDGRGDLLVRRALVLGFGLLLLWPRFNLRPELVSALAFVVLVPLTEAHYRRQAPASVWRDPGLWRLFAVVVLWMQCHGFATIAPLVLGLAALLQPLERRLRGEMSWPVAAIWAPFLLSLVALVLTPNHIHGLAFPVRALGQFRGQGAALTGTVSELVPLLETRNALGLTLTAFKISLVAALLHAVLAGRHLSPWRLVLCGLATLAALANQRSVAFYGLAFILLLGDTRTAWPDPTWRRRLHWDRWSGRISGPATILGAVLALGLAGWWVAALPGNDFYVHEGVGRRFGGGLTPAIYPAAAAAELAGPTAERTFANLDAAAYVLGTTPARVYVDGRTEASPAASWATYRRVRAGGPAALGELDRLDVRAVILALHGGAFDGLAADLLASGGWRLAGAGAGGLLFVTGGADDAAAAGNRLRGAAERTLALAENDPTRRADLALAAAGLLDLAGDDAGARRALGRGLQARADHPTLNHNLGNRLLADGDFAAAYELFRQALASNPRLAGSALNAGVCALQLGRRDEALAAFGRAVRIDPELVGAWVNLAVARHGAGDLAGAVAALDKATALQPGDARLQGRLRQWRAELEAR, encoded by the coding sequence ATGGCCGAGAAGGCAAGCTCCCCCGCTCCCCTCCCCCTGCGGCTCCTGGCCGCCTCCGCCCTGCTGGCCGTGGTCGCCTTGGGCGGCCTTCTGGCCTGGCACAGCCTCACCGATCTGGACGTCTGGTTCCATCTCCGCGCCGGGACGGACCTGCTCGCGGGCGGAGGCTTCCCGCTCGTCAACACCTACAGCTTCGCGACTCCCGACCACCCGTGGCTGAACCACGAGTGGCTGTTCCAGGTCGTGGTCCGCCTGACGGCCGCGTCTTCGCCCGACAGCGACCCCCTGGGCTGGAACCTCCTGCGGTCGGGGCTGATCCTCGCCCTCGTGCTGCTGCTGGCCCTCGGCGACGGAGGCCTCGCCGCGTGGCGCGACGGTCGCGGCGACCTCCTCGTCCGACGGGCCCTCGTCCTGGGCTTCGGCCTGCTGCTGCTCTGGCCCCGCTTCAACCTGCGACCCGAGCTCGTCTCCGCCCTCGCCTTCGTCGTCCTGGTGCCGCTCACCGAGGCCCACTACCGGCGACAGGCGCCGGCATCCGTGTGGCGCGATCCCGGCCTCTGGCGCCTCTTCGCCGTGGTCGTCCTCTGGATGCAGTGCCACGGCTTCGCGACCATCGCCCCGCTCGTCCTTGGTCTTGCCGCGCTGCTGCAACCCCTCGAGCGCCGCCTCCGGGGCGAAATGTCCTGGCCGGTCGCGGCCATCTGGGCCCCGTTCCTCCTCTCCCTCGTCGCCCTCGTGCTCACCCCCAACCACATCCACGGTCTGGCCTTCCCCGTGCGGGCCCTGGGCCAGTTCCGTGGTCAGGGCGCGGCCCTCACCGGCACGGTCTCCGAGCTCGTGCCCCTGCTCGAGACCCGCAACGCCCTCGGCCTGACCCTGACCGCCTTCAAGATCTCCCTGGTGGCCGCGCTGCTCCACGCCGTGCTGGCGGGACGCCACCTGTCCCCCTGGCGACTCGTGCTCTGCGGGCTCGCCACCCTGGCCGCCCTGGCCAACCAGCGCAGCGTCGCCTTCTACGGCCTCGCCTTCATTCTCCTGCTCGGCGACACCCGGACGGCCTGGCCGGACCCGACGTGGCGCCGCCGGCTCCATTGGGACCGCTGGAGCGGCCGGATCTCGGGCCCCGCGACCATTCTGGGCGCCGTGCTGGCCCTCGGCCTTGCCGGCTGGTGGGTCGCCGCCCTGCCGGGCAACGACTTCTACGTGCATGAAGGGGTCGGGCGCCGCTTCGGCGGGGGCCTGACGCCGGCCATCTACCCCGCGGCGGCGGCGGCGGAGCTCGCCGGACCGACCGCCGAACGCACCTTCGCCAACCTCGACGCCGCGGCCTACGTCCTGGGCACGACCCCGGCGCGGGTCTACGTCGACGGGCGCACGGAAGCCTCGCCGGCCGCGAGTTGGGCCACCTACCGCCGGGTGCGCGCCGGCGGTCCCGCGGCCCTCGGCGAACTCGACCGCCTCGACGTGCGGGCCGTGATCCTCGCGCTTCACGGCGGCGCCTTCGACGGTCTCGCCGCCGACCTCCTGGCCAGCGGGGGCTGGCGGCTCGCCGGCGCCGGTGCCGGTGGCCTGCTCTTCGTGACCGGGGGCGCCGACGATGCCGCGGCCGCCGGAAACCGCCTTCGCGGGGCCGCTGAACGAACTCTGGCCCTCGCCGAGAACGACCCCACCCGCCGCGCCGATCTGGCCCTGGCCGCCGCCGGCCTGCTGGACCTGGCCGGTGATGATGCCGGGGCCCGGCGCGCTCTTGGACGCGGACTGCAGGCCCGGGCCGACCACCCGACCCTGAACCACAACCTGGGCAACCGGCTGCTGGCCGACGGCGACTTCGCCGCCGCCTACGAACTGTTCCGGCAGGCCCTGGCGAGCAATCCCCGTCTGGCCGGGTCGGCCCTCAATGCGGGTGTGTGCGCCCTGCAACTGGGGCGCCGGGACGAGGCCCTGGCCGCGTTCGGCCGCGCCGTCCGGATCGATCCGGAGCTCGTCGGAGCCTGGGTGAACCTGGCGGTGGCCCGCCACGGAGCCGGCGATCTCGCCGGGGCGGTGGCCGCCCTGGACAAGGCGACGGCCCTGCAACCGGGCGATGCCCGGCTCCAGGGCCGTCTGCGTCAATGGCGGGCCGAGCTGGAGGCCCGCTGA
- a CDS encoding RNA polymerase sigma factor RpoD/SigA: MSNLDLYFQEVKAYSLLTRAEECELARGIHNNDNESLHKLVKANLRFVVSIAKEYAHYGVPLEDLINEGNLGLLKAAQRFDETRGFKFISYAVWWIRQSILAALANHSKIVRMPLNRARVLNQIKKASGELQQKLRRKPEPEEIAKVLGLSVDEVKDTLPLMQDNFFLDDYVGNDEDSTYLDFLEDTTGHGPDNKVMDDDLHSSIGRMLEDLKPREAKVLRLYYGLGSDQEMTLEEIGQIMGLTRERIRQIKEEAFEKVRSSKTFKYMHDYADETQL, translated from the coding sequence ATGAGCAACCTGGATCTGTACTTCCAGGAAGTGAAGGCCTACAGCCTGCTCACGCGCGCCGAGGAGTGCGAGCTCGCGCGCGGCATCCACAACAACGACAACGAGAGCCTGCACAAGCTGGTCAAGGCCAACCTGCGCTTCGTGGTCTCGATCGCCAAGGAATACGCCCACTACGGCGTGCCCCTGGAAGACCTGATCAACGAGGGCAACCTGGGTCTGCTGAAGGCCGCCCAGCGCTTCGACGAGACGCGCGGCTTCAAGTTCATCAGCTACGCCGTGTGGTGGATCCGCCAGTCGATCCTCGCGGCCCTGGCGAACCACAGCAAGATCGTGCGCATGCCCCTGAACCGGGCGCGCGTGCTGAACCAGATCAAGAAGGCGAGCGGCGAACTGCAGCAGAAGCTGCGCCGCAAGCCGGAGCCCGAGGAGATCGCCAAGGTCCTGGGCCTGTCCGTCGACGAGGTGAAGGACACCCTGCCCCTGATGCAGGACAACTTCTTCCTCGACGACTACGTCGGCAACGACGAGGACAGCACCTACCTGGACTTCCTCGAGGACACGACCGGCCACGGTCCGGACAACAAGGTCATGGACGACGATCTGCACAGCAGCATCGGGCGCATGCTCGAGGACCTGAAGCCCCGCGAGGCCAAGGTGCTGCGGCTGTACTACGGTCTGGGCAGCGACCAGGAGATGACCCTCGAGGAGATCGGCCAGATCATGGGCCTGACCCGCGAGCGCATCCGGCAGATCAAGGAAGAGGCCTTCGAGAAGGTGCGTTCGAGCAAGACCTTCAAGTACATGCACGACTACGCGGACGAGACGCAGCTCTAG
- a CDS encoding YigZ family protein, giving the protein MVSDPPEPVIPPPPDEHLALGGEAAAELRVQRSRFIGLCAPAHAHAAAQETIARLVAPYHDARHACWAWRLGAPPAVVENRNDDGEPSGTAGEPILAEIRKRDLTDAVVVVVRYFGGVKLGTGGLARAYGQAAAAALAAAPVRRVRQGREFTLNFPYGQQKTLTHLLTDCAGTVEDEQYAADVAWRVWLPHSRWPEFLSRVREATAGAVVPQPGD; this is encoded by the coding sequence ATGGTCTCCGACCCGCCCGAACCCGTCATTCCGCCTCCGCCCGACGAGCATCTCGCCCTCGGCGGCGAAGCCGCTGCCGAGCTGCGTGTGCAGCGATCACGGTTCATCGGCCTGTGCGCGCCGGCGCATGCGCACGCGGCAGCCCAGGAGACCATCGCCCGCCTGGTTGCGCCCTATCATGATGCCCGGCACGCCTGCTGGGCCTGGCGCCTGGGTGCGCCGCCGGCGGTCGTCGAGAACCGCAACGACGACGGCGAGCCTTCGGGAACGGCCGGCGAGCCCATTCTCGCCGAGATCCGCAAGCGGGATCTCACCGATGCGGTGGTCGTCGTCGTGCGGTATTTCGGCGGCGTGAAACTGGGGACCGGCGGTCTGGCCCGGGCCTATGGCCAGGCCGCGGCGGCGGCCCTCGCGGCCGCGCCGGTGCGGCGGGTGCGCCAGGGCCGGGAGTTCACCCTGAACTTTCCCTACGGCCAGCAGAAGACCCTGACCCATCTCCTGACCGACTGCGCCGGCACCGTGGAGGACGAGCAGTACGCGGCCGACGTGGCCTGGCGGGTCTGGCTGCCCCATTCCCGCTGGCCGGAGTTCCTCAGCCGGGTCCGGGAAGCCACGGCCGGCGCGGTCGTGCCCCAGCCCGGCGATTGA